One Phaseolus vulgaris cultivar G19833 chromosome 11, P. vulgaris v2.0, whole genome shotgun sequence genomic window carries:
- the LOC137818858 gene encoding uncharacterized protein, giving the protein MRETYAAFIFDGDILKFPLYWTQDPLKFNLWSCHSMNAADRHVIEVFGHISYRIPTRALLQLYTSKSPQEDLIALMAATNSKGRSYFTKLLNRAGDVTPRRKNVVKPVVEVGTMEPLSRIEAAEPAKDDHDVGP; this is encoded by the exons ATGAGGGAGACATATGCAGCATTCATTTTTGATGGAGACATTCTGAAATTTCCTTTGTATTGGACGCAAGATCCATTAAAGTTCAATTTGTGGTCTTGCCACTCAATGAATGCTGCTGATCGTCATGTTATTGAAGTTTTTGGTCACATCTCGTATCGAATTCCCACTCGCGCTTTACTACAATTGTATACTTCAAAAAGTCCACAAGAGGATCTCATTG caTTAATGGCGGCCACAAATTCGAAAGGTCGTTCATACTTTACGAAACTTCTTAACAGAGCTGGTGATGTTACTCCTCGACGGAAAAATGTGGTCAAACCGGTAGTGGAGGTAGGAACCATGGAACCTCTTTCTCGTATTGAAGCCGCTGAACCTGCGAAGGATGATCACGATGTTGGACCTTAA